In the Nicotiana tabacum cultivar K326 chromosome 16, ASM71507v2, whole genome shotgun sequence genome, one interval contains:
- the LOC142170325 gene encoding uncharacterized protein LOC142170325 yields the protein MEMLRQIQLNIPLMDALKEMSGYAKMMKDLMSQKFDFQDLSTVTLTQTCSAVVTRLMAQKISDPGSFTIPCTIGSYAFAKALCDLGASINLMPLAVYTKLGIGRARPTLMLLQLADRTVKRHTGILDDVLVQVGKFVFPTDFVILDCHVDEEIPIILGRPCLATGRALIDCETGKLKMRLNDEEVIFNVQQSMRRPSEYGKCSLVESVDVILQEDDVALTAKDPLEAYMINLEEMDGEGFAEWVMALEGQGFWKREP from the coding sequence atggagatgctGCGTCAAATTCAGTTGAATATTCCTTTGATGGATGCCTTGAAGGAGATGTCAGGTTATGCAAAGATGATGAAAGACCTAATGTCACAGAAGTTTGATTTTCAGGATCTATCCACAGTAACTCTGACGCAGACCTGCAGCGCGGTAGTGACCAGACTGATGGCTCAAAAGATTTCCGACCCAGGTAGCTTCACTATTCCGTGCACGATTGGGAGTTACGCCTTTGCAAAggcattatgtgatttgggagccagcataaatttgatgcctctGGCTGTATACACCAAACTgggcattggcagagctagaccgACTTTGATGCTGCTGCAGCTGGCTGACCGCACGGTAAAAAGACATACGGGGATTCTTGATGATGTATTGGTACAAGTGGGGAAATTCGTGTTCCCTACAGACTttgttattctggattgtcatgtaGATGAGGAGATACCTATCATTTTAGGTAGGCCATGTTTGGCCACTGGGAGAGCCCTGATCGATTGTGAGACTGGGAAATTAAAAATGAGACTGAATGATGAAGAAGTCATATTCAATGTTCAGCAATCTATGAGGAGACCCAGTGAATATGGGAAGTGCTCTCTAGTGGAGTCAGTGGATGTGATCCTGCAAGAAGATGATGTGGCCCTGACTGCTAaagatccattggaggcatatatGATAAACTtagaagaaatggatggtgaaGGGTTCGCCGAGTGGGTCATGGCACTTGAAGGCCAAGGATTCTGGAAAAGGGAACCTTAG